The following are encoded in a window of Thermoanaerobacter ethanolicus JW 200 genomic DNA:
- a CDS encoding Druantia anti-phage system protein DruA, whose translation MLTKVWIQQLNDYILEHEINSEIDDEINNCVGLEKKREMLRDKIIEQIKAYVLNTPDTQNKDLLRKMHERARIELLLKHRKFLIEKGEKIIDEYFAEGDDIVPEKISPRLIPVRTKEEWDIFKTARFTWSLPFSNGYGRRLCFLIMDEYNGKLIGILGAHSPALGIKLRNEWLNLKGKDKVYKLNETMDIFTLGAVPPYNMLLGGKLVAMSAVANEVRDFYREKYSNKKTEMEQNIISPHLVLFTTTSAYGRSSIYNRVKYKDKLLCFSLGYTKGFGAFKYTDEISRLMKEYLLLKGIEVKGGYGNGPNYKFRLINTAIKEINKEIDLKEVLNIKSIKQLLKHEVKREVFVFPLASNVVEYINGIDKEVKYYDYKFEELAEYWKERYLKRRVKTNDEWRYWNKDNLKKYLLIK comes from the coding sequence TTGTTAACGAAAGTTTGGATTCAACAACTAAATGATTATATATTGGAGCATGAAATAAATTCGGAAATAGATGATGAAATAAATAATTGTGTAGGCCTCGAGAAAAAAAGAGAAATGCTAAGAGACAAAATCATAGAACAAATAAAGGCTTACGTTTTAAACACTCCAGACACACAAAATAAGGACCTATTGAGAAAAATGCATGAGAGAGCTCGAATTGAGCTTTTGCTTAAACACAGAAAATTTTTGATTGAAAAGGGCGAAAAGATTATTGATGAATATTTTGCAGAGGGAGATGATATCGTACCAGAAAAAATATCTCCTAGGTTAATTCCTGTTAGAACAAAGGAAGAATGGGATATTTTTAAAACAGCGAGATTTACATGGAGTTTGCCATTTTCAAATGGTTATGGGCGTAGATTGTGTTTTCTTATAATGGACGAATACAATGGGAAACTTATAGGAATATTGGGAGCCCATTCTCCAGCTCTAGGAATAAAATTAAGGAATGAGTGGCTCAACTTAAAAGGGAAAGATAAAGTTTATAAACTTAATGAGACGATGGATATTTTTACATTAGGTGCAGTACCACCTTACAATATGTTGCTGGGTGGCAAATTAGTAGCAATGAGCGCCGTAGCTAATGAGGTTAGAGATTTCTATAGAGAAAAGTATAGCAACAAAAAAACTGAAATGGAACAAAATATTATATCTCCTCATTTAGTACTTTTCACAACAACTTCAGCTTATGGGCGCAGTTCTATATATAACAGGGTCAAATATAAGGACAAGCTATTATGTTTTTCACTTGGTTATACAAAAGGTTTTGGGGCTTTTAAGTATACTGACGAAATTTCAAGGTTAATGAAAGAGTATTTGTTATTAAAAGGAATCGAAGTTAAAGGTGGATATGGTAATGGTCCTAACTATAAATTTAGACTAATTAATACAGCTATTAAGGAAATAAATAAGGAAATAGATTTGAAAGAAGTTTTAAATATAAAAAGCATAAAACAGCTTTTAAAGCATGAAGTAAAAAGAGAAGTTTTTGTTTTTCCGCTAGCTTCAAATGTAGTTGAATATATCAATGGTATTGATAAAGAGGTTAAATATTATGATTACAAATTTGAAGAATTAGCTGAATATTGGAAGGAACGATATCTAAAGCGAAGAGTAAAAACTAATGATGAATGGAGATATTGGAATAAGGATAATTTAAAAAAGTATCTTTTAATTAAATGA
- a CDS encoding DUF2442 domain-containing protein: MYKVVSVKATDDYKLLVTFDNGIVKEYDMKPKLNEWPFELLKNKAFFKAVKVDPGGYGVSWNSEMDLSEYELWKNGKEVNHSLN; this comes from the coding sequence ATGTATAAAGTTGTCAGTGTGAAAGCAACAGATGATTATAAACTGCTTGTTACTTTTGATAATGGAATAGTGAAAGAATACGATATGAAACCAAAGCTTAATGAGTGGCCGTTTGAGCTATTGAAAAACAAAGCTTTTTTCAAAGCGGTAAAAGTTGATCCAGGAGGATATGGTGTAAGTTGGAATAGCGAAATGGATTTGAGTGAATATGAGCTTTGGAAAAATGGTAAAGAAGTTAACCACAGTTTAAATTAA